Genomic window (Synergistaceae bacterium):
AAATCGCCATTGAACCGATACCGATTGAGAGCGTGAAGAACGCCTGGCCAAGTGCGGCGTATAACGTTGTTCCCAGCCCTTCAGATACCAGCTTGCTGAAGTCCGGCTTAAGGTAGAACTCCAAGCCCTTTTCTGCGCCTTCAAGGGTTACTGACCTGACGGCAAGAGCCAGCATCAGCACCAGAAGTCCGCACATCATGGTCTTGGTGATGCTCTCAACGCCGCTCTGAAGTCCGGCCCAGCACACGAGCGCGCCGAAAATGATAACTACAGCCATCCAGAAAGTCAGCTCGTAGGGATTCGCCAGCATTCCGCCGAAGAAGCCCCCGACTGCCTCAGCGTTCAGCCCCTCGAGCTTTCCGCTGAATGAATAGTACGTGTAGGAGAGCATCCAGCCAGTAACGACGGTGTAGAACATCATCAGGACGTAATTTCCTGCCCAGCCGATGTAGCCCCACAAGCTCCAGACTTTGTGCTCTGGGCACAGGACGGCGAACGAGCGCGACATACTCTGCTTAGAGGCGCGTCCTACAGCGAACTCCATGACCATTATCGGCATGGCAAGGAACAGCAGGAAGATGATGTAGATGAGGACGAAGGCGGCACCTCCGTACTGCCCTGTGATGAAGGGGAAACGCCAAACATTGCCCAGACCTATTGCGCACCCTGCGGAAAGGAAGATGAATCCCAAGCGGGATGCGAAGGTCTCACGCGATTTCTCTGACATTAATAATCAGACCTCCCGAAAAATTAAGGATTGCAAGATTATAGCAGTTAGAGAACGGACGCAAAGAGTTTGCAGCGTTTCTGCACGATGTTGTAGCGCGGGTTTGCCTGAAGTATGAGGCGGGCCATGACTTCGGGGTCGTCCGGGAGGTGGTAGGTGCACAGCGCGAGCTTCGGGGCGAAACGTGCGAGGGTCTCCTGTGCTCCGGCGAGCATGTGGCGTTCAAAGCCTTCTATGTCGGCTTTGATGAAGTCTACGCGCGGAAGGTTATTCTCGCGTACGAAGTCATCAAGCGTTATTGTATCAATTCCTGATGGAGCCTCCGTAAAGTCTCCCGAAGAGGCATCGATTCGGTTAGCTCCTGAGTTGCCGACTGTGTTGACGAAGAAGTGCGCGTGGGTCTTCTCGTC
Coding sequences:
- a CDS encoding sodium-dependent transporter — its product is MSEKSRETFASRLGFIFLSAGCAIGLGNVWRFPFITGQYGGAAFVLIYIIFLLFLAMPIMVMEFAVGRASKQSMSRSFAVLCPEHKVWSLWGYIGWAGNYVLMMFYTVVTGWMLSYTYYSFSGKLEGLNAEAVGGFFGGMLANPYELTFWMAVVIIFGALVCWAGLQSGVESITKTMMCGLLVLMLALAVRSVTLEGAEKGLEFYLKPDFSKLVSEGLGTTLYAALGQAFFTLSIGIGSMAIFGSYISRDRTLFGESLIITALDTFVALMAGLIIFPACFAYGINPGAGPGLIFVTLPNMFNQMPGGRIWGAIFFLFMSFAALSTVIAVFENIVACYMDRFSWDRHRAVSVMFVTIILLSIPCALGFNVWSGFQPLGPGSGVLDLEDFIVSNNLLPIGALIYLTFCVTRYGWGWDKFIAEADEGKGAKFPKSLRFYFTYIVPVIILVILCTGYYQTFVK